A single region of the Prochlorococcus marinus str. MIT 0917 genome encodes:
- the hemB gene encoding porphobilinogen synthase: MDLTYRPRRLRRTNSLRDMVRENSVSASDFIYPLFVHEGSDIQEISAMPGSFRWSIDGLVDEVKRAWNLGIRCVVLFPKVPDDQKTEDGAECFNEKGLIPRAIERLKIEIPEMCVMTDVALDPYSCDGHDGIVSNQGIILNDETVDYLCKQAVVQAQSGADLIGPSDMMDGRVGAIREALDNEGFEHVGIISYTAKYSSAYYGPFREALDSAPRSLSNKPIPKNKNTYQMDPANAREAITEAQLDEQEGSDILMVKPGLAYLDIIYRLREESELPIAAYNVSGEYSMVKAAAQRGWIDEKAIVLETLLSFKRAGANLILTYHACDAAGWLKD; this comes from the coding sequence ATGGATCTTACTTATCGGCCCCGTCGTCTTCGGAGAACAAACTCTTTAAGAGATATGGTTCGAGAGAATAGTGTCTCTGCATCTGACTTTATTTATCCTCTTTTTGTTCATGAAGGTTCAGATATTCAAGAAATATCAGCGATGCCAGGTTCATTTCGTTGGTCAATTGATGGATTAGTTGATGAAGTTAAGCGTGCTTGGAATCTAGGTATTAGATGTGTCGTTCTTTTCCCAAAAGTTCCAGACGATCAAAAAACAGAAGATGGAGCTGAATGTTTTAATGAAAAAGGTTTGATACCAAGGGCTATTGAAAGATTGAAAATAGAGATACCCGAAATGTGTGTTATGACTGATGTCGCTTTAGACCCTTATTCTTGTGATGGTCATGATGGAATAGTTAGTAATCAAGGAATCATTTTGAATGATGAAACCGTTGATTATTTGTGTAAACAAGCAGTTGTTCAAGCACAATCTGGAGCAGATTTAATTGGTCCTAGTGACATGATGGATGGAAGAGTAGGAGCCATAAGAGAAGCCTTAGATAATGAAGGTTTTGAACATGTAGGAATAATTAGTTACACAGCAAAATATTCATCTGCATATTATGGACCTTTTAGAGAGGCTTTGGACTCTGCGCCTAGATCATTATCAAATAAGCCCATACCGAAAAATAAAAATACCTATCAGATGGATCCAGCGAATGCCAGAGAAGCCATAACAGAAGCTCAACTTGACGAACAAGAAGGGTCGGACATCTTAATGGTTAAACCAGGTTTGGCTTACTTAGATATTATTTACCGTTTAAGAGAAGAATCAGAATTACCAATCGCTGCTTATAACGTTAGTGGGGAGTATTCAATGGTTAAAGCTGCTGCTCAAAGAGGTTGGATAGATGAAAAGGCAATTGTTTTGGAAACGTTATTGAGTTTTAAAAGAGCTGGAGCAAATCTGATCCTTACTTATCACGCATGTGATGCCGCAGGATGGTTAAAAGACTAA
- a CDS encoding VOC family protein, whose translation MIKKQSDLNIKSVHRLGHVAIRVEDVDRAKEFYISLGMKLIWDDVDWCYLEAGETKDGLALLGPGYKAAGPHFAFHFTKRDEIERIHDSLKNQGIKVGALHDHRDGTSSFYLKDTEGNWLEMLYHPLTGIPTNQ comes from the coding sequence ATGATAAAAAAACAATCAGATTTAAATATTAAAAGCGTTCATCGTCTAGGTCATGTAGCCATAAGAGTTGAAGATGTTGATAGGGCTAAAGAATTTTATATAAGTTTAGGAATGAAGCTTATTTGGGATGATGTTGATTGGTGTTACTTAGAAGCCGGAGAGACTAAGGATGGCTTGGCATTGCTTGGGCCGGGCTATAAGGCTGCTGGTCCGCACTTTGCTTTTCATTTCACTAAAAGAGATGAAATAGAGAGAATTCATGATTCTTTGAAAAACCAAGGTATAAAGGTCGGAGCTTTGCATGATCATCGTGATGGCACTTCCTCTTTTTACTTGAAAGATACAGAAGGTAATTGGTTGGAAATGCTTTATCACCCATTAACAGGAATACCAACAAATCAATAG